The following coding sequences lie in one Rutidosis leptorrhynchoides isolate AG116_Rl617_1_P2 chromosome 4, CSIRO_AGI_Rlap_v1, whole genome shotgun sequence genomic window:
- the LOC139843200 gene encoding uncharacterized protein isoform X2, giving the protein MCGRCRCSIRPDDIPRSCNVGNRPVRFVDTDRYRPAYNVSPGSNVPVVRQDVGPDGQGIVVQCMKWGLIPSFTKKTEKPDYYRMFNARSESVGEKASFRRLLPGNRCLVAVEGFYEWKKDGSKKQPYYIHLKDDRPLVFAALYDSWKNSEGETLYTFTILTTSSSSALSWLHGNKGSTDEWLDGSSSSNFNALLKPYEEPDLVWYPVAPAMGKPSFDGPECIKEIKLKTDDTKSISTFFVKKNTKKEDQSEPQLATACEESIETEKPKIHQEEPEPVNNDGNQCDESKSNVSTLISVNPALKREFDDITSDTKHSIDETDDNQYTSSAKKKGKFKSPGDKQKTLFSYFGKG; this is encoded by the exons ATGTGCGGCCGTTGCCGGTGTTCAATCCGTCCCGATGACATCCCTCGCTCTTGCAACGTCGGTAACCGTCCCGTTCGTTTCGTCGATACAGACCG ATATCGTCCTGCATATAATGTTTCACCTGGATCAAATGTTCCTGTTGTTCGACAAGATGTGGGTCCAGATGGTCAAGGAATTGTTGTGCAATGCATGAAATGGGGGCTTATTCCAAGTTTCACTAAGAAGACTGAAAAACCTGACTATTATAGGATG TTCAATGCTCGCTCAGAGTCCGTAGGTGAAAAGGCTTCCTTCCGTCGACTTCTTCCTGGCAATAGGTGTCTGGTTGCAGTGGAAGG ATTCTATGAATGGAAGAAAGATGGATCGAAAAAGCAGCCATACTATATTCATCTGAAGGATGATCGCCCTCTTGTTTTTGCTGCTCTCTACGATTCTTGGAAAAACTCTGAAG GGGAGACTCTGTACACTTTCACTATTTTGACTACAAGTTCGTCATCAGCCTTAAGTTGGCTGCATG GAAATAAGGGATCAACTGATGAATGGCTAGACGGTTCTTCATCTTCCAATTTCAATGCATTACTTAAACCATATGAAGAGCCAGATTTG GTTTGGTATCCTGTGGCACCTGCAATGGGCAAGCCTTCTTTTGACGGACCAGAGTGTATTAAGGAG ATTAAATTAAAGACGGATGACACAAAATCGATTTCAACGTTCTTTGTAAAAAAGAACACGAAAAAGGAAGATCAATCCGAGCCTCAACTTGCCACTGCATGTGAAGAGTCCATCGAAACTGAAAAACCAAAAATCCATCAAGAGGAACCTGAACCTGTAAACAACGACGGCAACCAATGTGATGAATCTAAGTCCAATGTCTCTACACTAATTTCTGTGAACCCTGCCCTCAAACGCGAGTTTGATGACATCACTTCTGATACAAAACATTCCATTGATGAAACCGATGATAATCAGTATACAAGTTCAGCTAAAAAGAAGGGCAAGTTCAAGAGTCCTGGCGATAAACAGAAAACGTTATTCTCGTACTTTGGGAAAGGTTAG
- the LOC139843200 gene encoding uncharacterized protein isoform X1, which translates to MCGRCRCSIRPDDIPRSCNVGNRPVRFVDTDRYRPAYNVSPGSNVPVVRQDVGPDGQGIVVQCMKWGLIPSFTKKTEKPDYYRMFNARSESVGEKASFRRLLPGNRCLVAVEGFYEWKKDGSKKQPYYIHLKDDRPLVFAALYDSWKNSEGETLYTFTILTTSSSSALSWLHDRMPVILGNKGSTDEWLDGSSSSNFNALLKPYEEPDLVWYPVAPAMGKPSFDGPECIKEIKLKTDDTKSISTFFVKKNTKKEDQSEPQLATACEESIETEKPKIHQEEPEPVNNDGNQCDESKSNVSTLISVNPALKREFDDITSDTKHSIDETDDNQYTSSAKKKGKFKSPGDKQKTLFSYFGKG; encoded by the exons ATGTGCGGCCGTTGCCGGTGTTCAATCCGTCCCGATGACATCCCTCGCTCTTGCAACGTCGGTAACCGTCCCGTTCGTTTCGTCGATACAGACCG ATATCGTCCTGCATATAATGTTTCACCTGGATCAAATGTTCCTGTTGTTCGACAAGATGTGGGTCCAGATGGTCAAGGAATTGTTGTGCAATGCATGAAATGGGGGCTTATTCCAAGTTTCACTAAGAAGACTGAAAAACCTGACTATTATAGGATG TTCAATGCTCGCTCAGAGTCCGTAGGTGAAAAGGCTTCCTTCCGTCGACTTCTTCCTGGCAATAGGTGTCTGGTTGCAGTGGAAGG ATTCTATGAATGGAAGAAAGATGGATCGAAAAAGCAGCCATACTATATTCATCTGAAGGATGATCGCCCTCTTGTTTTTGCTGCTCTCTACGATTCTTGGAAAAACTCTGAAG GGGAGACTCTGTACACTTTCACTATTTTGACTACAAGTTCGTCATCAGCCTTAAGTTGGCTGCATG ACAGGATGCCTGTTATTTTAGGAAATAAGGGATCAACTGATGAATGGCTAGACGGTTCTTCATCTTCCAATTTCAATGCATTACTTAAACCATATGAAGAGCCAGATTTG GTTTGGTATCCTGTGGCACCTGCAATGGGCAAGCCTTCTTTTGACGGACCAGAGTGTATTAAGGAG ATTAAATTAAAGACGGATGACACAAAATCGATTTCAACGTTCTTTGTAAAAAAGAACACGAAAAAGGAAGATCAATCCGAGCCTCAACTTGCCACTGCATGTGAAGAGTCCATCGAAACTGAAAAACCAAAAATCCATCAAGAGGAACCTGAACCTGTAAACAACGACGGCAACCAATGTGATGAATCTAAGTCCAATGTCTCTACACTAATTTCTGTGAACCCTGCCCTCAAACGCGAGTTTGATGACATCACTTCTGATACAAAACATTCCATTGATGAAACCGATGATAATCAGTATACAAGTTCAGCTAAAAAGAAGGGCAAGTTCAAGAGTCCTGGCGATAAACAGAAAACGTTATTCTCGTACTTTGGGAAAGGTTAG